In Phacochoerus africanus isolate WHEZ1 chromosome 2, ROS_Pafr_v1, whole genome shotgun sequence, one DNA window encodes the following:
- the SPATA31F3 gene encoding protein FAM205C translates to MLSPTFILWDVGYPFYTYGSILIIALIIWQVRKNHRDLRVGPNRSCCRRHRRVKQRAKDKTSRARRLSRKEAEKPWELLSVMRSQDWLPQEGSVRQLLCADPCCQICNDVALEIQQLILGESSLTTPTSSGPSHGSSCLDILSLSSLSFGQSQHSLHSKELSRPSATRTVSQLTTQKSLTQLAAKSTFKSATKSASAVTIHDYWADHQQLRQGFQGPDVPWDAGVLSSSSVEEPRIHRDKKSNTKCVPEKQEGAEAGLGDKTKHFPHWINPEVKGQGHKESVLLSKDEKMTETKTKNVEKSPPPTKRPVKGAKSDKTTEEEGMAFFDALQCLDNEFQQHSLQSNQSWFLHLSHNSSKHCPQLISATQPENTSHVSTVTSA, encoded by the exons ATGTTGAGCCCTACCTTTATTCTGTGGGATGTTGGATATCCCTTTTACACTTATGGCTCCATCCTTATTATTGCATTAATTATTTGGCAAGTGAGAAAGAATCACCGAGATTTAAGGGTGGGACCTAACAGGAGCTGCTGCCGG CGTCATCGGAGAGTCAAACAAAGGGCTAAAGATAAAACGTCAAGAG CTAGGAGACTTTCCCGGAAAGAAGCTGAGAAGCCGTGGGAGCTGCTCTCTGTCATGAGAAG CCAGGACTGGCTTCCTCAGGAGGGGAGTGTGCGGCAGCTCCTATGTGCAGATCCCTGCTGCCAAATCTGCAATGATGTGGCTCTGGAGATTCAGCAGTTGATATTGGGTGAGAGTAGTCTGACCACGCCTACTTCATCGGGGCCATCACATGGCTCCTCTTGCCTCGATATTTTGTCGCTGTCTAGTCTCTCTTTTGGGCAGAGTCAGCATTCCCTGCATTCCAAAGAGCTTTCACGTCCATCAGCAACCCGCACAGTGTCACAGCTAACAACTcagaaatccttaacccagttagCTGCCAAGTCAACTTTCAAATCAGCCACCAAGTCAGCCAGCGCAGTCACCATCCATGATTACTGGGCTGACCACCAACAGCTAAGGCAGGGATTTCAAGGGCCAGATGTGCCCTGGGATGCTGGAGTTTTGTCTTCTTCAAGTGTTGAAGAGCCTAGGATTCATCGAGACAAGAAGAGCAATACTAAATGTGTCCCGGAGAAACAAG AAGGTGCAGAAGCTGGCTTGGGAGATAAGACGAAGCACTTTCCACATTGGATTAACCCTGAGGTGAAAGGTCAAGGGCATAAGGAATCCGTTCTCCTCTCCAAGGATGAGAAAATGACCGAAACCAAGACAAAAAATGTTGAGAAGAGTCCACCTCCCACCAAACGCCCTGTGAAGGGAGCTAAGTCAGACAAGACAACAGAGGAGGAGGGCATGGCCTTCTTTGATGCCCTCCAGTGCCTAGACAATGAGTTCCAGCAACACTCCCTTCAGTCCAACCAATCTTGGTTCCTGCACCTTTCCCACAACAGCTCCAAGCACTGTCCTCAGCTGATTTCTGCCACTCAGCCAGAAAATACATCCCATGTCTCAACTGTCACCTCAGCATAA